One Coturnix japonica isolate 7356 chromosome 20, Coturnix japonica 2.1, whole genome shotgun sequence genomic window carries:
- the AAR2 gene encoding protein AAR2 homolog isoform X2 — MMAGLRADPELAKRLFFEGAAVIVLGVPEGTEFGIDYSSWTVGPRFRGVKMVPPGVHFVHCSAARSAGGTETGPRAGLFLCLRPRQVRALRWEPGSEELRDAPGEEEALGRDLRDMDAFLGPYPYDTVKKWIALSSFVGEAAVERLRPESGRICAFSEVLPVREGRLGRDRAGQKLPPYDAGCGSYAEGVARLPEMRPRAGTEIRFTELPRRTYPEGASPEEITRHCMDLSYALENVIARRYAGRPQDLLAELQFAFICFLIGNVYDAFEHWKRLLNILCRSEAAIAKYQDLYANLIFVLYHQLNEIPSDFFVDIVSQDNFLTSTLQVFFSYTCSAAVDGALRKKAEKFKAHLTKKFKWDFEAEPDDCAPVVVELSEGVLTD; from the exons ATGATGGCGGGGCTGCGGGCCGACCCGGAGCTGGCCAAGCGGCTCTTCTTCGAGGGTGCCGCCGTGATCGTCCTGGGCGTCCCCGAGGGCACCGAGTTCGGCATCGACTACAGCAGCTGGACCGTGGGGCCCCGCTTCCGCGGCGTCAAGATGGTTCCGCCCGGGGTGCACTTCGTGCACTGCAGCGCGGCCCGGTCCGCCGGCGGCACTGAGACGGGACCGCGGGCCGGGCTGTTCCTCTGCCTGCGGCCCCGGCAGGTGCGCGCCCTGCGCTGGGAGCCGGGCAGCGAGGAGCTGCGGGACGCGCCGGGAGAGGAGGAGGCGCTCGGGAGGGACCTGCGGGACATGGACGCGTTCCTCGGGCCGTACCCGTACGACACCGTGAAGAAGTGGATCGCCCTCAGCAGCTTCGTGGGCGAGGCGGCGGTGGAGCGGCTGCGGCCGGAGAGCGGGCGGATCTGCGCCTTCTCCGAGGTGCTGCCGGTGCGGGAGGGGCGGCTCGGCCGGGACCGCGCGGGGCAGAAGCTGCCGCCGTACGACGCGGGGTGCGGGAGTTACGCCGAGGGCGTGGCCAGGCTGCCCGAGATGCGGCCCAGAGCCGGAACCGAGATCCGCTTCACCGAGCTGCCGCGGCGGACGTACCCCGAGGGAGCCAGCCCGGAGGAGATCACCAGGCACTGCATGGACCTCAGCTACGCGCTGGAAAACGTCATCGCGCGGCGCTACGCCGGGCGGCCGCAGGACCTGCTCG CTGAGTTGCAGTTTGCTTTTATCTGCTTCCTGATTGGGAATGTATACGATGCATTTGAGCACTGGAAAAGACTGTTAAACATCCTGTGCCGTTCTGAAGCTGCCATTGCAAAGTATCAGGACCTTTATGCCAATCTCATCTTTGTCCTGTACCACCAGTTGAATGAAATCCCGTCTGATTTCTTTGTGGACATCGTCTCCCAGGACAACTTTCTGACCAGCACCTTGCAG gtgtttttttcctacacgtgcagtgctgctgttgatggagctttaaggaaaaaggctgaaaaattCAAAGCTCACCTAACGAAGAAATTTAAGTGGGACTTTGAGGCAGAGCCTGACGACTGTGCCCCTGTAGTGGTGGAGCTTTCCGAGGGTGTGCTCACAGACTAA